DNA from Laspinema palackyanum D2c:
TTCCCCTCTGTAGCTAACTCCCACTCTTTAATCGCTTTTCGTCTTACCGACAGGTTAAACTTTCATTCACCGCTGCAAAATTTTCGTTGCTTTCTTTGTCAATCAGTCGCTTATAGTGTTCGGGGTTTTGAATCAATATGACTCGGGCCGTATCTAAGTCCGTATTTCTATAAGTTAACTCTCGTCTGCCTGAGAGTTCAATCGTCTCATCTAGCATTTCACTGGGGTCAGGTTGATAGGTAAAAATCGTGTTTCCCTCTTGTTCTCGAATCCTGAAACTCGCTTGTTCCCCTAATGGATTGGGTTGGCCCGCAGCCGGAGTATATTCGCAAATTCGGCCTGCTGTCTGTTCGGTACAGCTAATCAGTCCAATTAAGGAGACTAAGCTCAAGCCTAGGGATATTTGATTAATTCTCATGAGTATTCTGAGTGGTCATATTCTATGATTTTCACTGTTCATTATATCACATAAAATCCATTTAATTAATTATTAATTTGGCAAAATTTGACAAATTTAATATTTTATTTACCTAAAAAATTTACCGATTTAGGATTTATTTAAAAGGAAGGATGTATCACAGAATTTCGGTTTAATTGGAGCTTCAAATAAAAAAGCGCCCCCAATCGGGATCGCTTTGGGTTTGTGGATTTGCACAGATGCAGGGGCGATCGGCTTAGATATCCCCCTCCGCATCCGGGTCAATTCCGAGCGATCGCAAACGTTCCGCTAATCGTGCCGCTTTCCGTTCTGCCGCTTCCGCACGCTGTTTTTCCTGTTCCGTTCGCTGTTTTTCCTGTTCCGTTCGCTGTTCTGCCGCTTCCGCACGCTGTTTTTCCTGTTCCGTCCGCTGTTTTTCCAACTCAGCGCGTTCCGAACCAATCAACAACAGATTCCCTTCCAAATCCCACCACCGTAACCACAATTGGTTTTGATTTTGATAGGTCCCATGCCATAATCCCAACTCCACTCCCATCGGCTCAATTGGATAATGACCTCGTTCATTCGGTTCTATCATTTGATAAGAAAAATCCGTCAAATGATAAACCTCTAACTGACCCGACTTGATTTCATAAATTCCATAGTAAGGAATGCGGATAATCTGTTCATACACCCAAAACTTACCCGGTCTAACCGTTTTTCCCTCCACAGACACCCCCAGCGGAGTTCTATCGCGTTCTTCCGCGCCATTGCCACTGGCAAACTCTAAGGCAATCAAAGGGGCCCTCAATTCTCGCCAAAACACATAAGAACGACGCACCTCCCCATCCAGTTTCGGGGGCACATTCGGCACATAAAACCAATCCGGGGCCTCCGCTCCCTTTTCCGGGGGGTCCGTTTCTCGCCAGTAAATGCCGCTATCTTGTCCAATACAATACTGTCCATCCGGATGCCGTTGCTCTAAAACGGGTCCGAGGGAATCAGTCAGTAGTATGCTCTGGGGATGCTCCTGAAAATTTTTCACAAACGTGCCGTCTTCTTCTGGTAGTTGCGTATGGTCAGGGAATGGCGCTAGGCGGTTGATATCGGTTACTGTTTCGCTCATAAAAAAATGTTTCCCTTAGCTTTTATTTATTATCTCAAATTGGTGAGGAAATAGGCTAAATACCCATGACAAATCCTAACTCTCTGCTGAAGTTGAGACCCATCATAAATCCCTTCAAAAATCATAGCAATCAGCAATGGGTAAAGTCTGACTCGGGCTGCATACCAGATATTTAGATATACTTTACGATTGCGCCTGACTAACCCAGTGCGGCGATCGCATCTTTAACTGTCACCATTAGTGTCATTGGCTCGATCGCAGAAGCAGTAAATCCACACTTTTCATAAAACTGCTTGGCATCTTCCGAAATCGCATGAACAAGAATTGCCCGAATTCCTGCAATGTCAGCCGCTTTCAGGGTTCGCAGAATGGCATCTCGTAGCAGTGCACGCCCAATCCCTTTGCCTTGCCAGTGGCGATCGACAGCCAGTCTTCCAATCACCATCACCGGAATCGGATCCGGCATATTCCTGCGCGATCGACCTGTTGCTGTGGTTTGGGCCACGGCCCCCTTTGCAAGACAGTAATATGCAATCACCACCTCCCCCGCGCATAGAACATAAGTTCGGGAAGCCCCCTCAGCTTCATTTTTTAACGCACGGCGTTTGAGCCAGTCATTGAGCGGGTTG
Protein-coding regions in this window:
- a CDS encoding Uma2 family endonuclease, with amino-acid sequence MSETVTDINRLAPFPDHTQLPEEDGTFVKNFQEHPQSILLTDSLGPVLEQRHPDGQYCIGQDSGIYWRETDPPEKGAEAPDWFYVPNVPPKLDGEVRRSYVFWRELRAPLIALEFASGNGAEERDRTPLGVSVEGKTVRPGKFWVYEQIIRIPYYGIYEIKSGQLEVYHLTDFSYQMIEPNERGHYPIEPMGVELGLWHGTYQNQNQLWLRWWDLEGNLLLIGSERAELEKQRTEQEKQRAEAAEQRTEQEKQRTEQEKQRAEAAERKAARLAERLRSLGIDPDAEGDI
- a CDS encoding GNAT family N-acetyltransferase, with translation MGLDRDALRPPEKLNSSHQIETFDSGNNPLNDWLKRRALKNEAEGASRTYVLCAGEVVIAYYCLAKGAVAQTTATGRSRRNMPDPIPVMVIGRLAVDRHWQGKGIGRALLRDAILRTLKAADIAGIRAILVHAISEDAKQFYEKCGFTASAIEPMTLMVTVKDAIAALG